In Scophthalmus maximus strain ysfricsl-2021 chromosome 21, ASM2237912v1, whole genome shotgun sequence, one genomic interval encodes:
- the LOC118290901 gene encoding cadherin-6-like isoform X2 produces the protein MGPFRDEASVKIVVEDVDEPPVFERASYVMEVKEDAARGAVIGSVSASDPDDKSSLVRYSIDRRTDMDRVFNVHAGNGSVFILRELDREENAWHNISVLATEFSNPRQISRVPVFVRVLDVNDNAPTFATNYETFVCENAKANQRIQTVSATDPDEPLGGHRFFFSLAQEAAGKANFSVRDNKDNTAWILTRRNSYNSLQKSVYHVPVVISDGEFPMQSSTSTLTIRVCTCDREGNMKLCNAEALTARAGLSTGALVAILLCVIILLMIVVLFAALRRQRKKEPLIISKEDVRDNVVSYNDEGGGEEDTQAFDIGTLRNPEAIEESKQRRDIVPETFYPPVRRPPALPPARDNNGDVRDFIDHRLQDNDSDPTAPPYDSLATYAYEGNGSVAESLSSLESVTTEGDQDYNYLSEWGPRFKKLADMYGGDDSDRDS, from the exons ATGGGCCCGTTCCGGGACGAGGCCTCCGTCAAGATCGTGGTGGAGGACGTGGACGAGCCGCCGGTGTTCGAGCGCGCCAGCTACGTGATGGAGGTCAAAGAGGACGCGGCCAGGGGCGCGGTCATCGGCTCCGTGAGCGCGTCCGACCCCGACGACAAGAGCAGCCTCGTCAG gtACTCTATCGATCGACGCACAGACATGGACAGAGTGTTCAACGTCCACGCGGGCAACGGCTCGGTGTTCATCCTCAGGGAGCTGGACCGAGAGGAGAACGCCTGGCACAACATCTCCGTCCTCGCCACCGAGTTCA GCAACCCGCGACAGATCAGCCGCGTGCCGGTCTTCGTCCGGGTGCTGGACGTCAACGACAACGCCCCGACGTTCGCCACCAACTACGAGACGTTTGTGTGCGAGAACGCGAAGGCCAATCAG AGGATACAAACCGTGAGCGCCACCGACCCCGACGAGCCGCTCGGAGGACACCGGTTCTTCTTCAGTCTCGCACAGGAGGCCGCCGGGAAGGCCAACTTCTCCGTCCGTGACAACAAAG ACAACACAGCCTGGATCCTGACGCGGAGGAACAGCTACAACAGCCTCCAGAAGAGCGTCTACCACGTGCCCGTGGTCATCTCGGACGGCGAGTTCCCGATGCAGAGCAGCACCAGCACGCTCACCATCAGGGTGTGCACCTGCGACCGCGAGGGCAACATGAAGCTGTGCAACGCCGAGGCGCTGACGGCGAGGGCGGGCCTCAGCACCGGGGCGCTGGTGGCCATCTTGCTCTGCGTCATCATTCTGCTCA TGATCGTGGTGCTGTTTGCCGccctgaggagacagaggaagaaggagccTCTGATCATCTCCAAAGAGGACGTCAGGGACAACGTGGTCAGCTACAACGACGAgggcggcggcgaggaggacACGCAGGCCTTCGATATCGGCACGCTGCGCAACCCCGAGGCCATCGAGGAGAGCAAGCAGCGGCGGGACATCGTCCCAGAGACCTTCTACCCGCCGGTGCGGCGGCCGCCCGCGCTGCCCCCGGCGCGGGACAACAACGGGGACGTGCGGGACTTCATCGACCACCGGCTGCAGGACAACGACAGCGACCCGACGGCGCCGCCCTACGACTCCCTGGCCACGTACGCCTACGAGGGCAACGGCTCCGTGGCGGAGTCCCTCAGCTCGCTGGAGTCGGTGACCACCGAGGGCGACCAGGACTACAACTACCTGAGCGAGTGGGGGCCCCGGTTCAAGAAGCTGGCGGACATGTACGGGGGCGACGACAGCGACAGGGATTCCTAA